Proteins encoded by one window of Juglans regia cultivar Chandler chromosome 15, Walnut 2.0, whole genome shotgun sequence:
- the LOC108993072 gene encoding uncharacterized mitochondrial protein AtMg00810-like yields MVTIRCLLSLALMNGWCLIQLVVNNAFLHGELNEKVYMSLPPRFGSKWESRSKSNFTRLQGDSFITLLVYVDDILIASNNEEFVYAFKTLLHNEFQLKDLGHLKFFLGLEVARSTKGIFLCQRKYALDILKDIGFLGIKPVSSPMEQQLKLSKSEGSLLPDPSVYRRLIGRLLYLTLTHLDITFSVHALSQYLAAPREPYLHVAHRVLQYIKASPGQCLFFLATSTPHPKAFADVDWASCPDTRRSITGFCVFLGESLISWKSKKQQTISRSSAEAEYRSMAAAVSNPVFHERTKHIELDCHLVHDQLQVGLIGTLHVPSAHQLADMLTKPLAFSSFSVLLSKMGIIDIHSPS; encoded by the exons ATGGTAACTATTAGATGCTTACTTTCATTGGCTCTCATGAATGGTTGGTGTCTAATTCAATTGGTTGTTAATAATGCTTTCTTACATGGAGAACTCAATGAGAAAGTGTACATGTCTTTGCCACCTAGGTTTGGCTCAAAGTGGGAGTCTCGG TCAAAATCTAACTTTACAAGACTACAAGGAGATTCTTTCATTACATTGTTAGTGTATGTCGATGACATCTTAATTGCCAGCAACAATGAAGAATTTGTTTATGCTTTCAAAACATTGCTGCACAATGAGTTTCAACTCAAAGATCTTGgacatttaaaattttttcttggaTTAGAGGTGGCTCGTTCAACTAAGGGAATTTTCTTATGTCAAAGGAAATATGCATTGGATATTTTGAAAGATATTGGTTTCTTGGGTATTAAGCCTGTTTCTTCACCTATGGAACAACAACTAAAACTTAGTAAATCTGAAGGTTCTTTGCTTCCTGATCCATCTGTATATAGAAGATTAATTGGAAGATTGTTGTATTTGACACTCACACATCTAGATATCACATTTTCTGTGCATGCTCTTAGTCAGTATTTGGCAGCTCCTCGTGAACCTTATCTTCATGTAGCACATCGAGTCCTTCAGTACATCAAAGCCTCTCCTGGACAGTGTTTGTTCTTTCTTGCAACATCTACTCCTCATCCCAAGGCTTTTGCTGATGTCGATTGGGCTTCATGCCCTGATACTAGAAGATCCATTACtgggttttgtgtttttcttggagAATCTCTTATCTCCtggaagtccaagaaacaaCAAACCATATCAAGATCTTCTGCAGAAGCCGAGTATCGTTCCATGGCTGCTGCTGTTT CAAATCCTGTATTTCATGAACGTACAAAGCATATTGAACTAGATTGTCATCTTGTTCATGATCAACTACAAGTTGGGCTCATTGGCACTCTACATGTTCCATCTGCTCATCAACTTGCAGATATGCTCACTAAGCCTTTAGCTTTTAGTTCCTTTTCAGTTTTGTTGTCCAAGATGGGTATCATTGATATTCACtctccatcttga
- the LOC108993103 gene encoding auxin-responsive protein SAUR50-like yields the protein MATSTKRAETIRQIVRLKQVMLRWKYTNLLRQIVLPTSSGSGRRIPAGFLAVYVGPERKRFVIPTRFLNLPVFVALLDKAEEEFGFQITGGLVLPCEVGFFGEMLKLLERDEGRFGRLGLEELMMVSEVSSGSCREATSRAYGHLVTPLMQKARVV from the coding sequence ATGGCGACCTCCACGAAACGGGCCGAGACGATCCGCCAAATCGTGCGGCTCAAACAAGTCATGCTCCGGTGGAAGTACACGAATCTCCTGCGCCAAATAGTCTTGCCTACCTCCTCTGGCTCTGGTCGGCGCATCCCAGCCGGTTTTCTCGCGGTTTATGTAGGCCCGGAACGCAAGCGGTTTGTGATTCCCACCCGGTTCCTGAATCTACCCGTGTTCGTTGCTCTGCTCGATAAAGCCGAGGAAGAGTTCGGGTTCCAGATAACCGGCGGTTTGGTTCTTCCCTGTGAAGTAGGGTTCTTCGGAGAAATGCTGAAGCTTTTGGAGAGAGATGAAGGCAGATTCGGGAGACTTGGTTTGGAGGAGTTAATGATGGTTTCTGAAGTGAGTTCTGGATCTTGCAGGGAAGCAACGTCACGTGCTTACGGCCATTTGGTCACTCCTCTGATGCAGAAAGCTAGGGTCGTCTGA